The genomic segment CTGAGACTTCATCAGAATTAACTGCTTTTTCGACCCTTGCTAAGGACAAAAATATATGCCTTGAAAGCCCAGAAACTAATATGtcaaatgaaaatattaatACACCTATTACAAATACGCCTCCAGTATTAGACTATGATGATTCCAGCAGCAGTGAGAGCTTTAACCAACATAAAAACATTCTCCACTTGGAAAATGAATTACCTCTTTCCTCGACTCCTATTAGCATTGAAAAAAAGATCATTGGAAGTTCCGATGTTAATGTGTCTTTCTGTCTACCTAATAACGATACAACAAAATTGAGTAACACAAACGAACCGGACACAACAAATGTAGAGACTAGTCATTCAGAGTACGTACTTAGCTCAAATATCGAAATGACACAAACCCTAGACAGTTCTGAAATAATAATAGTAGAGGACCCACTTATATTAAATAAACTTTCGGTTCGCAATTCAGCCAGcggaacaaaaaaacatttttgcaaatattgcaAAACTTTGCAGTCAAAATTCGCaagacatatttttttaaaacataggaatgaaaatgaaataagtACTGCGTTCCGATTACCAATCAGAAGTCTGGAGCGTAGGAAGATTATTGATCGGATTAGAAAAGAAGGCGACTTTATTCACAATACGTCAAAAAAGCACAATAGCGGCATACTTATAACAACTAGAAATAgacaaagaaaatttaacaatgttcCAGAACATTACAGCTGTTGTAAACACTGCAAAGGATTCTatgcaaagaaaaatttaagagaTCACATAAAAGTGTGCGCAAAAAATGCACGAAAAAATTCTAGGCAAAATTTAGTTGCTGGCAGGCAATTGACACAGTATGTTCACGAAGCCGCAAATGTTACACTAAAAACAATTATATTACCTATTCTGCGAGATGGACCTGTTTCAAATGCTGTGAGGTATGACGAGCTCATAATCAAATACGGAAACAGATTATCACAAAAATACACGTCTCCTCACCATCATGACATGATAAGAGCTCAGCTGCGTTACCTAGGgaagtttaaaattgaaatggcTCTTTTAGATCCAAATATTATCGAATTTAAAGATATTTTACATCCAAAAATGTACGACAACTGCATATTGGCCATTCGGAAGATTGCGAGCTGGAACGAAAATTTAGGTTGGTACGATCATCCACAAGTTGCTATAACACTTTCGTCTCTATTGAAAAAAATGGCCAGAAAGCAAAAATCAGAGTATATCAAAGTCCAGGACGAAAAGAAAAAGATGGAGGTGGCCGACTTCCTTCTATTGTGGGAAGAGGATGCACCGActgatataaataaaaaagctGTTGAAGACCAAGCAAATCACAAACGTGTTAAAAAAGTTGTTTTGCCAAGTAAAAAGGATATTGACATATTATACAGATATCTGACGGACATAGTACACAAATGTATTGAATCGTTAGAAAAATCGTTTTGTTTGGAGTCCTGGATACAATTGGTAAAGGCTACTATGATATTAATTCAAACTTTCAACAGAAGACGAGCTGGAGAAATCGAACGGCTGCAAATCtctaattttttaaacaaagaaGTCATTACTGATGATATGGAAAAAGAATTGCTGCAATCAGTATCAAAGAGCTCCATTTCATTTGCCAAACAATATGTAAAAATTTCGATTCGAGGAAAGTTAGGCCGCACAGTGCCGGTTTTGCTCAGCCCCGTAAATGTAAGGGCTATAGACATTATATTGAAATACAGATCAAAGGCAGGGATAACTAACAAAAATCAATACATATTTAGCAACCCCTTGGCTTCTAAGCAAGGCAAGCCTTATTTTAGAGCATGTGGACTCCTTAGGCAATACTCGAAGGAATGCGGCGCTAAAATACCAGAAAGTCTAAGAGGGACAGCTTTGAGAAAGCAAATAGCAACCTATATGTCTATTATTAATGCGGAAGATGCGGCGGTCGACAAATTAGCAGATTTTATGGGCCATCACAAAGATAtacataaaaatgtttatcgAACATCTATACCAGCGGCTGAAATAACTTGTgtggcaaaaattttaatggcagctataagaGATGAAGATGATCCTAATGAAGATGATCCCAATGAAGATAATCCCAACGAAGGTGTTCCCAACGATGATGTTCCCAACGAAAATAATCTCACCGAAAATGCTTCTAACGAGGGTAGTCCCAACGATTTTGTGAATGGTAAACCCATTCAAGAAAAATGCTTAAGTATAGTACATCGTCAAAAAACTCGTATAGCTACAAGCGAATTAGACGAAGAGCTTAGTACGGATGAAGATTTTATCCCCTCTAAACGGAAAAGAAGTAGTAAGTTTTAGTAGTAGTAATAGTAAGTAATGGTATTATAGATAGACGTTTTGTCACAGAAGTTATGAAAACATCTGTGGATTTTTATACATGTAGAACGTTCTATAAATCGTATTTTTACTTCAAAATATATCGTCGATTATAGTGGAACGCTCTTATTATGTATAAACATTTAAGCTTTTTGACAAACCGCTACTGATGAGCTGCTGGTTGGTAACCAggcgaaatcgcgatctagggAACCAGTCAATTGCTATTACAAGCacaacatatttaaaaattgggtttttgtttttctatttgaaatagaaacagagaaccctatggtctgcagccggacaatatccgattgtataaaAAGTCTAtacatttattgttttttggTTTGAGTACTTAAAGTAGTGATACGGCTTTGAGTATCACTACTTTTAACGAAAAAGAAGTTACTtatgtctttttttttcaatagccTCACCATTTGGAAAAACTACGCATCGAAGTTGGAAGGATGATGAAAAAGCAGCAGCCTTAGCGGCTTTTGGTGACCCATTGCTTTTACATCAACTACCCAGCAACAGCGAATGCCTTTCAGCAATAAACAAATGTCCGGCCTTAAGCGAGCGTACACCACAACAGCTAAAAACATGGATAGACAATCAGCGAAGAAAAGATATAAGAAAGAAGCGTTTTCAGGAGTCAAAGTTACagaaacaaaagcaaacaaaaaagaaacagtAAGAACAAAGTTATTCTTAAACATTGTAGGCTACAATATAATCATCTTTTTTACGGCTTGCGATTTcgtaaaataaaagattttcttatctatatcgtcatgGTTGAAAGCATTTTGTaaccatatttctatataatGAGAAACAACAAGCAAACCTAAATTTATAAAGTAGAAGACATGTTTATAGctgaaaaccaaattttttgttttgccaataTGTTCGTCCAGAACTCAGGGAAGTATTGTAATTATTGTTCATTTTAACAATGTATTTTTCATGTTGAGAAAGTTAGTTTTATTTCGTCACCTAAAATGCCAAAAGGCGTAACcctcaaaaatcaaaaatcgtTTATTGATTGAATCTAGTACACAAGCCTAAAATACATGCTCCTGCATTTGtaatccaatcatcacgaaattttacaaatatgaattttttggtCTAGAGCCAACGctatgaatttttatgaaaatcggttcagatttagatatagctctcacatatatatatatatatatatatatatatatcgtctgattttcacttaaatggttGTAGTTGCCCAAATTTGTGACAGATTTGCACGAAATTCGGTATGGAGTGGTCTCTTACCCGTCTTAAAACTCTGtttaatttcatctaaatcggttcagatttagatatagctttcatttatatttatcgactgatttacacttataacGCCGCAGTAGGTACAATTTTTCAGTCTTCACGAAATTTTGGTAAGGATTGTTTTATTAAATATCTTCCCATCTATGCTCAACTTgataaaatttggttcaaatgcgcatatagctcccatatatacaatataataaTCCGATGTTCCCTCATACCACTGCTAAAGGGTATTGTAACCATGCTAACGGCATTGTAACGTCTACCTAGTTATTTCTTATAAAGGTACAGAACATCTTACTGTGGTGTCGAAACTGGACGACTCTTCTGGCCGTGAACAAATCCATGCGATTTGTAAAAGCATTGGTGAATGGAACCTTGACCACAAGTTGCAAATTCAAGTACAGGTCGTTTTAATTGTTCTTGGGTTCTTCTTAAACAGACACTTCATTCAGATGTCGTCACCAAGTATTTGAAAGTTTTAAAAAGGAATATTTATGGCAAAGATGGCAAGAGCACTTTACTATTCAAAAAATAACACTACTAAGCTCTCAGTTCTCTTGGTTACGCCAAAGCTTGGTTACAATGCCCTTTAGCAGTAATATGAGGAAAGGTCGGACaattatattgtatatatgggagctatatgcgcatttgaaccgattttgatcaatttGAGCATAGTTGGGTAGATATTT from the Stomoxys calcitrans chromosome 1, idStoCalc2.1, whole genome shotgun sequence genome contains:
- the LOC131994884 gene encoding uncharacterized protein LOC131994884 isoform X2; the encoded protein is MYSLVKYQKNLIILKSKDVKMSGSRTAIINHNGKNCVAFLLNKSASPFGKTTHRSWKDDEKAAALAAFGDPLLLHQLPSNSECLSAINKCPALSERTPQQLKTWIDNQRRKDIRKKRFQESKLQKQKQTKKKHIPITLTKFTYL
- the LOC131994884 gene encoding uncharacterized protein LOC131994884 isoform X1; translation: MYSLVKYQKNLIILKSKDVKMSGSRTAIINHNGKNCVAFLLNKSDYKTLSFQKEKLENQKSASPFGKTTHRSWKDDEKAAALAAFGDPLLLHQLPSNSECLSAINKCPALSERTPQQLKTWIDNQRRKDIRKKRFQESKLQKQKQTKKKHIPITLTKFTYL